From Streptomyces griseorubiginosus, one genomic window encodes:
- a CDS encoding coenzyme F420-0:L-glutamate ligase, with protein MSADGYRVWAVAGLPEVQRGDDLAKMIAAAEPGLADGDVLLVTSKVVSKAEGRVVEAVDREAAIDAETVRVVARRGALRIVENRQGLVMAAAGVDASNTPAGTVLLLPEDPDASARAIRDGLRDALGVDVGVVVTDTFGRPWRAGLTDVAIGAAGVRVLDDLRGGTDAYGNPLSATVVATADELAAAGDLVKGKAAGLPVAVVRGLAHVVAGEHGEGARAMVRHARDDMFRLGTSEAVREAVAQRRTVRAFTDEPVDAGAVRRAVALAVTAPAPHHTTPWRFVLLESAESRTRLLDAMRDAWIADLRRDGKSEESIAKRVRRGDVLRNAPYLVVPCLVMDGSHTYGDGRRDGAEREMFVVAAGAGVQNFLVALAGERLGSAWVSSTMFCREVVREVLGLPEDWDPMGAVAVGHPAEEPRPRPERDAGSFIEVR; from the coding sequence ATGTCTGCCGACGGCTACCGCGTCTGGGCCGTTGCCGGTCTTCCCGAGGTGCAGCGGGGGGACGATCTGGCCAAGATGATCGCGGCCGCCGAGCCGGGGCTGGCGGACGGGGACGTTCTTCTCGTCACGTCAAAGGTCGTGTCCAAGGCGGAGGGACGGGTCGTCGAGGCCGTCGACCGGGAGGCCGCGATCGACGCCGAGACCGTGCGGGTCGTGGCGCGGCGCGGGGCGCTGAGGATCGTGGAGAACCGGCAGGGGCTGGTGATGGCCGCCGCCGGAGTCGACGCCTCCAACACCCCCGCCGGGACCGTGCTGTTGCTGCCCGAGGACCCGGACGCGTCCGCCCGGGCGATCCGGGACGGGCTGCGGGACGCCCTCGGGGTCGACGTCGGGGTCGTCGTCACCGACACCTTCGGGCGGCCCTGGCGCGCCGGGCTCACCGATGTCGCGATCGGGGCGGCCGGAGTGCGGGTGCTGGACGATCTGCGGGGCGGGACGGACGCGTACGGCAATCCGCTGAGCGCGACCGTCGTGGCGACGGCCGACGAACTGGCCGCCGCCGGTGATCTCGTCAAGGGCAAGGCCGCCGGGCTGCCCGTCGCCGTGGTGCGCGGGCTGGCGCACGTGGTGGCCGGGGAGCACGGGGAGGGGGCGCGGGCCATGGTGCGCCACGCGCGCGACGACATGTTCCGGCTGGGGACCTCCGAGGCGGTACGGGAGGCGGTGGCCCAGCGTCGTACCGTACGGGCCTTCACCGACGAGCCCGTCGATGCCGGGGCCGTGCGGCGGGCGGTGGCGCTCGCGGTCACCGCACCCGCGCCGCACCACACCACGCCGTGGCGGTTCGTGCTGCTGGAGTCCGCAGAGTCCCGGACCCGTCTCCTCGACGCCATGCGGGACGCCTGGATCGCCGATCTGCGGCGGGACGGGAAGTCGGAGGAGTCCATCGCGAAGCGGGTGCGACGCGGGGACGTGCTGCGCAACGCGCCGTATCTCGTCGTGCCGTGCCTGGTGATGGACGGGTCGCACACGTACGGCGACGGGCGGCGGGACGGGGCCGAGCGGGAGATGTTCGTCGTCGCCGCGGGTGCCGGGGTGCAGAACTTCCTCGTCGCGCTGGCCGGGGAGCGGCTGGGGTCGGCGTGGGTGTCGTCCACGATGTTCTGCCGGGAGGTCGTGCGGGAGGTGCTGGGGCTGCCGGAGGACTGGGATCCGATGGGGGCCGTGGCGGTGGGGCATCCGGCGGAGGAACCGCGGCCCCGGCCGGAGCGGGATGCGGGGAGCTTCATCGAGGTGCGGTGA
- the cofD gene encoding 2-phospho-L-lactate transferase → MRIVVLAGGIGGARFLRGLKQAAPDADITVIGNTGDDIHLFGLKVCPDLDTVMYTLGGGINEEQGWGRAEETFHLKEELAAYGVGPEWFGLGDRDFATHIVRTQMIGAGYPLSAVTEALCDRWKPGVRLIPMTDDRVETHVAVEVDGERKAVHFQEYWVRLRASVPAHAVVPVGAEQAKPAPGVLEAIAEADVVLFPPSNPVVSVGTILAVPGIREAIAEAGVPVVGLSPIVGDAPVRGMADKVLAAVGVESTAAAVAEHYGSGLLDGWLVDTVDAGAVGRIESAGIRCRAVPLMMTDLDATARMAREALELAEEVRGA, encoded by the coding sequence ATGCGAATCGTGGTTCTGGCAGGCGGCATCGGCGGTGCCCGTTTCCTGCGTGGTCTGAAGCAGGCCGCGCCGGACGCGGACATCACGGTCATCGGCAACACCGGGGACGACATCCATCTCTTCGGGCTGAAGGTCTGCCCGGACCTCGACACGGTGATGTACACGCTCGGCGGCGGCATCAACGAGGAGCAGGGCTGGGGGCGGGCCGAGGAGACCTTCCACCTCAAGGAGGAGCTCGCGGCCTACGGCGTCGGACCCGAGTGGTTCGGGCTCGGGGACCGGGACTTCGCCACCCACATCGTGCGCACGCAGATGATCGGCGCTGGCTATCCGCTGAGCGCGGTCACCGAGGCGCTGTGCGACCGGTGGAAGCCGGGGGTGCGGCTGATCCCGATGACCGACGACCGGGTCGAGACCCATGTGGCGGTCGAGGTGGACGGCGAGCGCAAGGCCGTGCACTTCCAGGAGTACTGGGTGCGGCTGCGGGCCTCCGTGCCCGCCCACGCGGTCGTGCCGGTCGGCGCGGAGCAGGCCAAGCCGGCTCCGGGGGTCCTGGAGGCGATCGCGGAGGCGGACGTCGTGCTGTTCCCGCCGTCCAACCCGGTGGTCTCCGTCGGCACCATCCTCGCCGTGCCCGGGATCCGCGAGGCGATCGCCGAGGCCGGGGTGCCGGTCGTGGGCCTGTCCCCCATCGTCGGGGACGCGCCCGTGCGGGGCATGGCCGACAAGGTCCTCGCGGCGGTGGGCGTCGAGTCCACGGCCGCGGCGGTCGCCGAGCACTACGGATCGGGGCTGCTTGACGGCTGGCTCGTCGACACCGTGGACGCGGGCGCGGTCGGGCGGATCGAGTCGGCCGGCATCCGCTGCCGTGCCGTACCGCTGATGATGACGGACCTCGACGCGACCGCGCGGATGGCCCGGGAGGCGCTGGAGCTGGCGGAGGAGGTGCGCGGAGCTTGA